The bacterium genome includes a window with the following:
- the ndhC gene encoding NADH-quinone oxidoreductase subunit A, which translates to MDHPYFPILIVLLVGIGFSALFLTLSAVIGPKKRKASAAKLSSYECGLNPIGSAREQLDIKFSNVAMLFILFDIETVFMFPWAILYKDSIKGGMGTFMFVEMAIFVVILVVGLAYIWRKGALEWK; encoded by the coding sequence ATGGATCATCCTTACTTTCCCATATTGATTGTTCTTTTAGTTGGTATCGGATTTTCGGCACTCTTCTTAACGCTCTCGGCTGTTATTGGCCCTAAAAAAAGAAAAGCCTCGGCGGCAAAATTATCTTCTTACGAATGCGGATTAAATCCTATCGGCTCGGCACGTGAACAGCTTGATATTAAATTTTCTAATGTGGCCATGTTGTTTATTTTGTTCGACATAGAAACCGTTTTTATGTTCCCTTGGGCTATTTTATATAAAGATTCTATTAAAGGTGGCATGGGAACTTTTATGTTCGTTGAAATGGCTATCTTTGTGGTTATTTTAGTTGTTGGTTTGGCGTACATCTGGCGCAAAGGTGCGCTGGAATGGAAATAA